From the genome of Populus trichocarpa isolate Nisqually-1 chromosome 15, P.trichocarpa_v4.1, whole genome shotgun sequence, one region includes:
- the LOC7464533 gene encoding protein PLASTID TRANSCRIPTIONALLY ACTIVE 7 yields MKSLISSKQSQTEQKMAASALSFAFSSLSPQKSSLCSFPEKSQVVSKLQKNSSRGRRVWRRRKLTKEDDLLRYKLERVPFLEEQVRKIKDEGKLLTMDIHRLLLSEDNRFDFVNEIAAEAIEYVENNRDDYGGKKKAILHVLSNRMNDAGYSRPVAYEESDPFLPGPTYLRQELE; encoded by the exons atgaagagtCTAATCTCTTCAAAACAGAGCCAAACAGAACAAAAAATGGCCGCCTCTGCTCTATCCTTTGCTTTCTCTTCACTTTCACCTCAAAAATCTTCACTTTGCTCGTTTCCAGAGAAATCCCAG gtAGTCTCAAAGTTGCAAAAAAACAGTAGCCGTGGTAGGCGAGTCTGGCGCCGGAGGAAATTg ACTAAGGAAGATGATCTATTGCGATATAAATTGGAGCGAGTTCCTTTCCTTGAGGAGCAGGTTAGAAAGATTAAAGACGAAGGAAAGTTATTGACAATGGATATCCACAGATTGTTACTATCAGAGGATAACAGGTTTGATTTTGTGAATGAGATTGCAGCTGAGGCCATAGAGTATGTTGAGAACAACAGAGATGACTacggaggaaagaaaaaagccaTTTTACATGTGCTTAGCAACCGTATGAACGATGCTGGGTATTCCCGTCCGGTGGCATATGAGGAATCCGACCCCTTCCTGCCAGGGCCTACTTATTTGAGGCAGGAGCTTGAATAG